From SAR324 cluster bacterium, the proteins below share one genomic window:
- a CDS encoding amidohydrolase family protein produces the protein MSETQQIIDCHVNIWDPAHYSQSYLEQIARVRPGELLVPTDADSIFAAMELAYKVIIFSPRYGDSVGIQGEDSTVVKAVGKYPDKFVGFAYFDPREEEALEKLKTVIEDHGLQGVKYGPIYNGVPLDDPRMGPLYRYCIQKDLPLTLHMGTTFANNSPLELGRAIHVDPIAQKYPDLKIILAHMGHPWYEECVTVIRKNPNVYAEVSALFYRPWQYYNILITAQEYLVTDKIFFGTDYPFATLEESISGLKNINQLVEGSKLPRVTDETIDRILYSSPFEYWWHQNPIGL, from the coding sequence GTGAGCGAAACACAACAAATTATAGATTGCCATGTCAACATTTGGGATCCTGCCCACTACTCCCAGAGCTACTTAGAGCAAATTGCCAGAGTGCGGCCCGGAGAACTGTTGGTACCAACAGATGCAGACTCTATCTTTGCGGCGATGGAGCTTGCTTACAAGGTGATCATCTTCTCTCCCCGCTATGGGGATTCAGTGGGTATTCAAGGGGAAGACAGCACGGTGGTCAAGGCTGTTGGGAAGTATCCGGACAAATTTGTCGGCTTTGCCTACTTTGATCCGAGAGAAGAAGAAGCCCTCGAAAAGCTGAAGACTGTGATCGAAGATCATGGTTTACAAGGTGTCAAGTATGGGCCGATTTACAATGGTGTGCCTCTGGACGACCCTAGAATGGGTCCACTCTATCGCTACTGTATCCAAAAAGATCTACCCCTGACGCTCCACATGGGAACAACGTTTGCCAACAATTCACCACTGGAGCTAGGGCGTGCAATCCACGTAGATCCTATCGCACAGAAGTATCCAGATTTAAAGATCATCCTAGCACACATGGGGCATCCCTGGTACGAAGAGTGTGTCACCGTGATCCGCAAAAACCCCAATGTCTACGCGGAGGTTTCAGCTCTCTTTTATCGTCCCTGGCAATACTACAACATCTTGATCACTGCTCAGGAATACCTGGTTACAGATAAGATCTTCTTCGGCACTGACTATCCCTTCGCCACATTGGAAGAATCCATCAGTGGCCTCAAAAACATCAACCAGCTTGTGGAAGGCTCGAAGCTTCCTAGGGTGACAGACGAAACCATCGAC